The region GGCAATGGCGCCTGTGGAGCTGCCGGGAGCATGGGACAACAAAGCAGGATTGTCCTACCAGCACTTACCGTTCCTGGACCCCGGACCGCTGATGGCCCAAAACCGTATTGTGGTTCCATAACAAGAATCTGAATTTAGGGAAGATCTCTCTCCTACCACCAgcagtttgcagacaacacgTAACACGCCAGGTGAATCccaaagcaaggaaaaatggaaggaaaaagacaagaatTTCCCAAGTCCCACTGAACAAAGCTTTCCAATAGCCAAAACCAAGCCTTGCAAGCCTTGCTGCACACAGAGCGCAGGGTGGAAGGATGAAAAGCCATTCTATGCACATGGGGAATGGGGAACCACAGGATGTGACTTCAAGACAAGCTAGCGGCTCTGCTGGAGAGGCGGCCTCCAGGACTGTGAACTGGCTCGGGCATTGCTTCCAGTCTTACAGACCTCATCATCCCACTGGACTGCAGGGTGACAGACAGCCCTTTTCCCCAGAGGCCCATGCCAAACACAGCCTTTACAGACAAACCATGAGGCTGCATGCAGCTTGACATACTCAACATCAAAGATGCGATGCACAGCTCACCCGGAGATTGCGCATGAAAGAAGCCACCGACCATATCCCCTGCCTGAAGTAACAGCCATCTCCCCAAAACCAAAGTTATGCTGGAAGCTAGATGAGAGGATGGGCAGGGAAACAACTTGCTTTCCATTGTTGGGTCACCATCGGGGTAACGTCAGACAGATCTCCTAATTTCTCCATGCTGCTGTAGCTGGGAAATTGCAAGCCAACACCCCCGTCACTTGGCTGGGGGCAAGCGCAGCACTGAGTGCTTTCAGAACTTCATGGGCAGCCGTGGAGCACAGTCagctatggaaaataaaactccTGTGCTGTTTATTAGTATCTGTGGTGCTCCAGTTTGGGGGTTGAAGGCTGCTTCATTGCATTCATTGCATTTTGAGGTGGCAACGACTTCAGAAGGCCACGATCagtcttatttttcaaataatattagGAAATATAATGTTTGCTCTATCTGAGAATGAATGAGGAACTCGAGCAGAACTGCCAAACATGAAAGTTCCTGGACATCTGGAAAGGATTAGTCAGGAAGGTGCTTGGGACAAGGAGTTCAGGCAAGTTCAAGAGACACCTACTGTAGATTTGTTCCcacagaaggagggaggaggagtgAAAGGGTTGAGGGGAAAAGCAGGAAGGGAGGATTGAAACAAAACCTACACAGGACTGGCAGAGAGCGAGCAACGTGAACAGCCTGTATTCTGCGGGAGCGTGAAGTGCACAACAGGCGGCCCCAGAGGGTCTGCTGGAATGGAAGGGGCTGGGTGTAGCAACGAGGGATAAACCACGGCGGCAAAGAGCTCACCAAATAACTGCACGTGCCCACCCTTGCAAGGGCAGACAACAGACACTGCACTGAGCGTGTCTGCGCTGCGGGAAGGCACATCCCTGCTTCCCAGGCAGATGTGTCCCCACTCAACGCACATCAGTAGGATTAGCAGATATTGCCCCCCTTGGAGCTCACCAGCAACTCAACAGGGCAAACGCCGGGATAAAGTCAAGAGCACTCAGGAAACGCTAAAGCGAGACGGCCGAACGCGAGGAACGGAGCTACACACCCAATTAATGCAGATGGGAGAACGGCAGTTTTATCTCTGAGCAGACGAGCACTCACGCAGCCTCTTGGGCCCTGGAAAATCACAAAGGAGTTCTGCTTCAGGCCATGGTGAAGGTCTCAAAGAATACACAGGGGCTTGTGAACCCCATGCTTGGTTTATTAAGTGACTCACAAAGCTTTTTATTGCATATTTCTGCCTCCAACTCTCTTTACACTTAAATTCAGGTGccaaattcttttttatttttcctacctATGAACCCTTGTAGTAAATTAGGTTTTGAAACCTGTTTGAAATCCATGAGCTTATGCTGAAGCAAAgcttttgggtttcttttagAAGTCTGGAGTTACCCACAGCAGGTCCTCATTTctgaagcagaactgtgcagaGACACCACTGCATCACCCTAcatgaaaaaacaaactaaGCAGATagaagtcagatgctctctATAAATGTTCATGGGTATTCAAATTTAGTAACTGATTTTAGTTTATGCTTTCCCTGTAAGTGAAGAATAACTATTTTCAAATTAAGTTAGCAGGAGGTAAAGATGAAAATCAAAGCACGAGCTTTGTGTTTCctgaaaattttactttaacaAGGTAGGTCCAGCTGCTAACTTTGTTTTATTGCATTCCCAAGAGACAGATCTTCATGCAAGAATACTTTAAGAGCTCTACTCCAAAAATAAAGGcactcagatttatttttatggttgGGTGTATTTTACTAGTTAGCCTCAGAGCCCCCGACACCGCCCTCACCCACTGGCCTCGCTCGGGTATCACACAGGCTGGAGCCCCCCGTCCCCGCATTCggcttccccaggcagctggaGAGGACCCCGCTGCCTGCCAGGagggtgctgctgctttttcatccACCTGCCTCCCGGCCCAGTACCCAGACAGACGCCGAAATCCTTTACTGATGACAGCAGACACGGCTTGCTAACGGCGGGCCATGTCACAGCTCAGTCTTGGAGAGTTCGAGCACAGAAGCAAACCGAGTGAGCCAAGGGCCTTTGGGACGAGGGAGGACCTGGGGAGGAAGAGCGGTGCCTACGGCAGGcagcctgccctggctgctCGGAGCCGCGGGCTGGGACAGCACCACCGGACGGTATCGCTGCGGTCGGAGTGCGGGTGTCTAACTCAGCCGTGCTGCTCCCAGGCATCGGAACGGGAGGAGCGGCACTCACTCCAGTGCTCTTAAATTAAATGCTGGAAGACTGAATGCCCACCCTGGCTGTCTTCATGGTGGGAACCTTCGAACCCGCAGAGGCTCCTCGGCGAATGCCAGCTGAAGGGAGTCTCACACACTAAAGGAACCATATCCATGTTAGCAACTGGGGACCTTGGCGGCTGTCCTGAGCTGTAACATCCAGATCTTGAAAGGAACAAACCCACAGTTGTATCCAATTAGAGCACTCTGATGCGGAGGTTCAGTCGTGCTCTTCCAGAACATTGCAGACAAATGCAACTGATGACATGGCCCGTCAGCCAGAAACAGTACCGCGTAATTAATCACACCAAAACTTTAATGAGCACCTCCTTCACCCCATTTCAGTCAGAGTCACGCCACTGccacttttatttcagaaagctctCAGCACTTTTAGCAGGCGCCAGAGGGCCAAACGTCTGGGAGAAGCAGAAGGGCAACTACCAAACTAAGACCTTCCACAATTTAAATCCATTTATTCTTTATGCAGCTGTACTAAAGACAGGCTGCCAGAGACGAGGGGTGTTGAAGGGCTGTGTAGTGTGTGCACATGTAAAGACAATCCCACATCCACCAACAccatgttttattgttttatggTGATGATAACCTGTAGGCCTGATCGAGGATGGCACGCCAGGACTCACCCTACAGTCTGCTGTCTTCATGCCCTTCAAGCCATGTACGACCACCACGAGGCCGTACAGCTGCTCTCCCTCATCCCTCATCCCAAAATCAGAACTGTGCGGGTCCTTCACTGCAGCGACAGCCACCAGCGCTGAGGGAGGCGCGTGCACGCTTGCCATTACCCGCCTGGCTTGGCAGCACACTCCCAACACAGGCAACACGCCTGCGCTTCGGAAGCAGGTTCAAAACCATACCAGAAAAGGAACAGGAGCTGGATGGAGGATACTGCCTTTCCTCTTTGCCATACCACAACAGTCAACCTGTTTGCCAGGAGGATTTCAGACTGGCAGCCTCTGCAGAGACCAGCACTCGGCTCTCAGATAGCTACGAGGGTGCTGGTATAAATCCACTGCAATCTGTGTCGTCCCACAACACACACTCGCCCTTTCCTTACAGTCAGAAGTCAGTGATGTCCCTAGGGAAGATGCATGGACTGAACACTAGCAGCTGGCAATGGCTAACTCAGTTTACCTATGCTGCTTCACTGACTGGAACCTCAACACAAAAGGTGAATTTCTAGTTGGGAGGAGTTTGTGGCTGGAATCAAACTAGATGAAATTGCTCGCTCTGCTGTGGACAGGAAAGTAAATGCCTTGTACTGAACTGATGCTGTGATGCAACCCACAGCATCAGCAGCAGACTGACAGAATGAGTCAGTGACAGGTCATGGTGAGACAGAGCCACTCAAGAAGGATGCGAAGTGCTTTGCATGCAGAAGTGTCTGCATCGAGACTGCTGTACAGCCATTTGCTAAATAAACTGCATTCTTGCCTGATCTGCCAAACCAGTACCCTCACTGCATCATCTGCTTTATCTTAAGCTGAAGCAGCACGAGGAAGGGGAGGACTCTGCTCCTCACTTCCCTGGAAAGGAGATGGCCGAGGGAGCAGCTCAGAACAGCCGCACTGTGACTCACAGCAGTTACGCGGCACTCTCGCACGGGGTCTGTGGGGGATGCACAGAGCAGAGGGCACTTGTCCAGCCACGAGAGCCCCTCGCAGCTGGCCAGAGGACAGGGCCACCACCAGGAGCACGCAGGCACAAGGAGGAACTACCTTCAGCAGCGAAGCACTCCAACCCCCCGACCCCCTGCCCTGTACTTGCTGGGAGCAGAACCCGCCTCACTTCCCCAGGCATAACACCCTTCCCTTGGCAAACGCTGATTTCATCAGCCATGACGCCCAGAAGCCATGCCAATGCCAAGAGGGTGACgtgatttttctttgcaattgAAACTGCATATGAAGCACCATCCCATGAAGACCTGTCAGCTGATGGGGAGCACTGGCAGCCGCAGCCCTGCGCAGCCAGCAACCTCCCAGGGCCCCCTCGAACAACGCTCTCCGCAGGTCGAGCAGTGCCCTCAGGTGGTCAGATGGACTCCCCGGGCTTGAGACCTGCCTCACCATAAAAACAGGGAGCACAAGCACGGCTATGGTCTGGCCAAGTACAATTCTTTATTTGGCCTCCTCGGGGAAGCTGCAGTTCCTACCAAAGGTTATTTAGAGGCAGGCTTCCCACTGCCTTCTGGGAACATTAGAGGGTTGGTATCATGGCCAACAAAAGATGTTCCCAGaactggcagcagctgctgctgccacagagCAGGAAGATTTAGACCGTGATTTAAACATGTATCAGAGAAGTGTACACTAACACACTTGAAAACTTCCTGTATCACAACTCAGGTGTCCAGGCACCTCCATAATTACATTTTCAAGCCAAAtttgctccttcctcttcaaTGTACAGGTGggatgaaagaaaacacactggGTTTGAGCCTCCATTTACATCTTTTATTTATCTGTAAGGATGGTACGTAAACCTCTTCCTTACACGGTATCAGCCCGCTGGACCTTACGTTATGCTCACTTATTTGCGGTCCACCTCCCCACTGCTTTGTAAGTTAGTAAGTCTCAGTGTTTTTTTATAGCACACAAAATATCCGTGGCAGGCAAAAGAAAGGATGACTTCTGTAGCTGAAGATGACTCCCTTCTACCTTCCTGGTTTGTTcagctcagcctcctcttcagTCACCGACTCCATTTCCACTTGAAAATGAGACATTTGCTGCTGAGGCCAAGTACCCGACGCATCCTCCTTCCAAAAGCACCAGAAAAGCTCCCTCAATTCACCATCTTCTGAGGTGACCATCTCAGAACATACCAGACTCTCGCAGAAGCTGGTCAGCATCTGTCCCTCCTGTTCCCCGTCAGGAGCCTGGTGAGCAGCACAGCTCTCGCTGGTTGTCCACAAACAGAGAGATCTTAAGAAGTGCATCTGAGTTGGAGGGAGAAAAACCAACCCCATTAGCTTAATGCATTTTGTCTGTATTCTGTACCCACAAAAATTTAACTTGTTtctaaaagcaagaaagaaaaggataagGAAAGCTAATGTAGCAGACCAAGTGAAAAGGATCATTAAGGCTGTTACAGCGAGAGGAAGGAGGTCGCTTCCAGCTGCGCTCAGGGCATGATGGCGAGGGTCTACCACTGAAGACACTCACAGGATCTCAAAGCAGGTCACAAACTGACCAAGGTCACCCGCTGCTGCCGAGACCCACGCAGCGAGCGGCAGCGGGCCTACGCACTGCCTCCAGGGCAGAGGCACCCGCACGGAGCTAAAGGAAAGACCCTCTGGGTGCGCTGTAGGTGGAACTACCTTGAACGACGTCCTCCTTGTAGCGCTCCAAGATGCTCTCCCAAGACTGCGGGAGGGCTTCCATGTCCGCCAGGCTGTCGCAGCTGACGTGGAGGAGAAGCTTGCTCTCCAGGTACCTTCGCGCCCGGTAAGGACGACCGCCAGCAAAAGGTGCCCGCCCGCGCTGCCCGGGGAGCCCCCCCCGCAAAAGGATACAGGTGCCGGTAGTAGCGTTCCACCTCCTGCAGCGCCTCCAGCGCGTCCGCCAGCGACGGGCAGCGCGGCCCGCGCCGCagcgccgccgccagccccagCTCCGCCGCCCGCTCCTCGTACAGCCGCAGCACGGCGGCCGCGCCGGCCCCCACGGCGTCCCGCACGGCCCGCAGCTCCGCCCTGCGCGGCACAGGGGGGCGCTCAGCGGGGCCCGCCGCGctcccccgcccggccccgccgccgccgccgcctcaccGCCGCTCGCCgagctgctccagcagcgcCTCGGCCGCGCCGCGCTGCTTCCGCCACAGCCGCGGCCGCAGGTCGCCGAAGGCCGCCAGCGCCGCACCGCCCCACGCcagccgccgcgccgcccgcatCTGCGCCGCCAGCCCGGCCAGCGACCCCAGCAGCGCCGCCCACGCGGGCAGCGCCGCCCGCCAGGCCGcgtcccgccgcgccgccgccgccgcccactCTCGCAGCGCCGCCGCCAGCGCCGCCATGGCCATAGCGGCCCGCCGGCCCGGGACCGCGCCCTCCCGCCGCGTCActgcgccgcgccgcgccgcgccgagCCCTGATTGGCCGGCGGGCGGCTGCCGTTGGGTTTGAAcgcgcggcgggcggcggcgctcCCGGCACTGAGCGACCGtcggccccggcccccaccgACCCGCACCGACCCCCGGCCCCGAtcggcccccaccggcccccggccccgccgccatGCCTTCCGCGCGGAAAAAGGCCGGCGTGAGCGCGCGCGGCAGGAAGCTGGCGGCTTTCCTGAAGGACTTCGACCGCGAGGGTAggccgcggcgggcgggagcgggccgggggggggccggggggtccCGGGCCCGTAACCGAGCCCTGTTCCCTCCCTTCAGTGAGGAGCCGGGTCGAGCAGCTGCGGACGAACGGGCAGCGCCTCGTCAAGGAGACGGAGAACCTGTACAACATCGAGATCCTGCGGCTGCCGGTGGCGCTCCGCCAGATGAACTGGCTCGACTACCTCGGTACGGGCCGGGAGCGGGCCGGGAGCGGGCTGGCGGGGCACCTTTTCCCGTAGATCACGAAAGCCGCCGGTACCAGAGGAGCAGCCttgctccccccgccccgcccggcaTCCCCGAGCGGGCG is a window of Phalacrocorax aristotelis chromosome 20, bGulAri2.1, whole genome shotgun sequence DNA encoding:
- the AIRIM gene encoding AFG2-interacting ribosome maturation factor, with protein sequence MAMAALAAALREWAAAAARRDAAWRAALPAWAALLGSLAGLAAQMRAARRLAWGGAALAAFGDLRPRLWRKQRGAAEALLEQLGERRAELRAVRDAVGAGAAAVLRLYEERAAELGLAAALRRGPRCPSLADALEALQEVERYYRHLYLESKLLLHVSCDSLADMEALPQSWESILERYKEDVVQDALLKISLFVDNQRELCCSPGS